A region from the Vicia villosa cultivar HV-30 ecotype Madison, WI linkage group LG3, Vvil1.0, whole genome shotgun sequence genome encodes:
- the LOC131655239 gene encoding protein BIG GRAIN 1-like B, with the protein MYKFENTHIEKRFYNQAETETPSFSSFVLNKILHSIDEEDRKNSDKKFYTETTVNKMSEINAICNRVDEEEPNLRIKMHHDRYRDQDVMFFSSTPSSSDSSSVLLSSSSDTESIYREKSLNRCFAHSNPKPVKKPVLPERSVARDEDIFIKQKSRAMKLYNNLKKVKQPISPGGKLTSFLSSLFINTKKTKTVSSYEDVNAERKGKSVESSTCYSARSIDKSRNGAKRTVRFCPVSIIVDEDNRVCSNKCLHGGEDSVSTAWRIGRTVSKKKEEEVLNMNKRVDQVLREFHLNRKLLRDFSMRKTQKDDDDDDIASSSSSDLFELDQLALIGNDRYYYEDLPVFETTHILSNRAIRIM; encoded by the coding sequence ATGTATAAGTTTGAGAACACGCATATAGAAAAACGGTTTTATAACCAAGCTGAAACTGAAACCCCCTCTTTCTCTTCCTTTGTTCTCAACAAGATTCTTCATTCTATCGACGAAGAAGATAGAAAAAATTCCGATAAGAAATTCTACACAGAAACAACCGTTAACAAAATGAGCGAAATCAATGCTATATGCAATAGAGTCGATGAAGAAGAACCAAATCTTCGCATAAAAATGCATCATGATCGTTATCGTGATCAAGATGTTATGTTCTTCAGTTCCACTCCAAGCTCTTCAGATTCAAGTTCTGTATTATTATCATCTTCCTCCGATACAGAATCAATCTACAGAGAAAAATCACTAAATCGGTGTTTCGCTCATTCGAACCCTAAGCCAGTGAAAAAACCCGTTCTTCCAGAGAGAAGCGTTGCGAGAGACGAAGATATATTTATCAAACAAAAATCAAGAGCGATGAAGCTTTACAACAATCTCAAGAAGGTGAAGCAGCCAATCTCACCAGGTGGAAAACTCACAAGTTTTCTCAGTTCACTCTTCATAAACACGAAGAAAACAAAAACTGTTTCCTCTTATGAAGATGTGAATGCAGAGAGAAAAGGTAAATCAGTAGAATCTTCAACTTGTTATTCAGCTAGGTCAATAGATAAATCACGTAATGGTGCTAAAAGAACGGTGCGTTTTTGTCCTGTAAGTATAATTGTTGACGAAGATAATCGAGTTTGCAGTAACAAATGTTTGCATGGAGGAGAAGATTCAGTATCAACTGCATGGAGAATTGGACGAACAGTgagtaagaagaaagaagaagaggttttgaATATGAACAAGAGAGTGGATCAAGTTTTACGAGAGTTTCATCTTAATCGGAAGCTTTTGAGAGATTTTTCTATGAGAAAAACTCagaaggatgatgatgatgatgatatagcAAGTAGTTCAAGTTCAGATCTTTTCGAGCTTGATCAGTTAGCTTTGATCGGAAATGATAGGTATTATTACGAGGATTTGCCTGTGTTTGAAACTACTCATATTCTTTCTAATCGTGCTATTCGCATTATGtaa